In the Helianthus annuus cultivar XRQ/B chromosome 11, HanXRQr2.0-SUNRISE, whole genome shotgun sequence genome, one interval contains:
- the LOC118483984 gene encoding uncharacterized protein LOC118483984 — MALVPVKEAGSMPFQVPVLTQTDYPMWEVKVKAIMDANGVWETVEPRALGAEPDEKKAKQALAFLFQTILEEMVLQMGSYTDPKQVWDGLKTRELENMRIKEDEAVDDFVVKLNGIASKPFFQLMASIEQCFDLDTMLFDEAIGRLKGYEERLKAKEKTEDIQDGLLLASHEKPHGCKHCGVGSSNQDDFGCGQGRGRGSVRGRDGNERFRDKSHVKCYKCGEYGHYNNECPKLKNEEANLIEEEPALL, encoded by the exons ATGGCGCTAGTACCTGTTAAAGAGGCTGGTTCGATGCCGTTTCAAGTTCCAGTTTTAACCCAAACAGACTATCCGATGTGGGAAGTAAAGGTTAAGGCCATTATGGATGCAAATGGTGTGTGGGAGACTGTTGAACCGAGGGCGTTAGGTGCTGAACCAGATGAAAAGAAAGCAAAACAAGCTTTAGCCTTTTTGTTTCAAACTATTCTCGAAGAGATGGTGCTGCAAATGGGTAGCTACACCGATCCCAAGCAAGTGTGGGATGGACTGAAGACACG GGAGCTTGAAAATATGCGCATAAAAGAGGATGAAGCGGTTGATGATTTCGTGGTGAAATTGAATGGCATAGCATCGAAG CCATTCTTTCAACTTATGGCTTCAATCGAACAATGTTTTGATTTGGACACAATGTTATTCGACGAAGCCATTGGTAGGTTGAAAGGGTATGAGGAGCGCTTGAAAGCTAAGGAGAAGACGGAGGACATTCAAGATGGTTTATTGTTGGCTAGTCATGAGAAACCGCACGGGTGTAAGCATTGTGGCGTTGGAAGCTCAAACCAAGATGACTTTGGGTGTGGCCAGGGAAGAGGCCGTGGATCCGTGAGGGGTCGAGATGGTAACGAGCGGTTCCGGGATAAAAGTCACGTGAAATGTTACAAGTGTGGAGAATATGGTCACTACAACAACGAGTGTCCGAAGTTGAAAAATGAAGAGGCGAATCTGATCGAGGAGGAGCCGGCATTACTATGA
- the LOC110931689 gene encoding thiol protease aleurain, with the protein MGQVSVIVALIVGCVVDISASGIGSIFADENPIRQVVSDGLRELETVVLQVIGQTPHALTFARFAHRYGRKYQSSEEMKHRYSIFAESLETIRSHNKKGLSYTLGVNGESFLLVSISCFY; encoded by the exons ATGGGTCAGGTGTCAGTCATCGTAGCTTTGATCGTGGGCTGTGTCGTCGACATATCTGCTAGTGGGATCGGATCCATCTTTGCCGATGAAAATCCGATCAGACAAGTGGTGTCTGATGGTCTACGGGAACTTGAGACCGTTGTTCTTCAAGTTATTGGTCAAACTCCTCATGCTCTCACCTTTGCTCGATTCGCTCACAG GTACGGGAGGAAGTACCAAAGTAGTGAGGAAATGAAGCACAGGTACTCGATCTTCGCTGAAAGTTTGGAGACGATTAGATCGCATAACAAGAAGGGGCTGTCCTATACTCTTGGAGTCAACGGTGAGTCTTTTCTGCTAGTATCAATTTCGTGTTTCTATTGA